One stretch of Muribaculum intestinale DNA includes these proteins:
- a CDS encoding aldose epimerase family protein encodes MKIEKKFEQTPRGEVTLITITNDNGASVTLSTLGAGIVSVVVPDRDGNMADVALGYGCAADYIADGPCMGKTPGRYANRIAKGRFTLVGKEYELAVNNGPNALHGGPEGFMNKIWKEESRGSQVKMEYTSVDGEEGYPGTLTATVLYTWTNDNELVIDYLAVCDKKTVVNLTNHAYFNLDGEGAGSVLGHKLTLAASRYLPTDDTLIPTGEMAPVEGTPMDFTKGRVLGDDIKADFPALNYGKGYDNCWVVDNWHKHTVAPVARLEAEHSGRVLEVSTSQPAAQVYTGNWLSGCPKSKSGKEYADYDGVAIECQGMPDAPNHRNFPSQILGPGEVYEQRIIYKFATV; translated from the coding sequence ATGAAAATTGAAAAAAAATTTGAGCAGACTCCCCGCGGAGAGGTGACGCTCATCACCATAACCAACGACAACGGAGCTTCGGTGACTCTATCGACACTTGGCGCCGGTATCGTAAGCGTTGTTGTTCCCGACCGCGACGGCAATATGGCCGACGTGGCTCTCGGCTATGGCTGTGCTGCCGACTATATCGCCGACGGCCCATGCATGGGAAAGACACCAGGCCGCTACGCCAACCGCATAGCCAAAGGGCGATTTACCCTCGTCGGCAAGGAGTATGAGCTGGCCGTCAACAATGGCCCCAACGCCCTCCACGGAGGTCCCGAAGGGTTTATGAACAAAATCTGGAAAGAGGAGTCGCGCGGCTCGCAGGTAAAGATGGAGTATACATCGGTCGACGGCGAGGAGGGATATCCCGGCACACTTACCGCCACTGTGCTCTATACATGGACCAACGACAACGAGCTTGTCATCGACTATCTCGCCGTGTGCGACAAGAAGACGGTGGTCAATCTCACCAACCATGCCTACTTCAACCTCGACGGCGAGGGTGCCGGCTCGGTGCTCGGCCATAAACTTACTCTGGCCGCATCGCGCTATCTGCCTACCGACGACACTCTGATACCCACCGGCGAGATGGCTCCGGTAGAGGGCACTCCGATGGACTTCACCAAGGGTCGTGTGCTCGGCGATGACATTAAGGCCGACTTCCCCGCGCTCAACTACGGAAAGGGGTACGACAACTGCTGGGTGGTCGACAACTGGCACAAGCACACGGTAGCTCCTGTGGCTCGCCTGGAAGCTGAGCATAGCGGACGTGTGCTCGAAGTGTCGACATCACAGCCGGCCGCACAGGTATATACCGGCAACTGGCTCTCGGGCTGTCCCAAGAGCAAGAGCGGCAAGGAGTATGCCGACTACGACGGTGTGGCCATCGAGTGTCAGGGTATGCCCGATGCCCCCAACCACCGCAATTTCCCCTCCCAGATACTCGGTCCCGGCGAGGTATACGAGCAGCGCATCATCTATAAGTTTGCAACAGTTTAA